In the Lysinibacillus sp. PLM2 genome, one interval contains:
- a CDS encoding response regulator: MIQVLIVEDDFRIAAIHQQLLNKIKEVNVIGTVGSGDEVINFLQKNKEVNLILLDIYIPNKLGIDLIPIIRSKFPNIDIIVISASTEKAHVEQCLKYGVLYYFIKPLTFENLQQTIQNYAQKKMLIENQVEINQVFIDSIFTNEVHTEKPQYPKGIDPLSLENARNILKDFTDYITTEEMAEKMGVSRTTARRYLEYLVSTNEIKAELVYGIVGRPERKYIVKLIKS, encoded by the coding sequence ATGATTCAAGTACTAATTGTGGAGGATGATTTTCGAATCGCTGCCATACATCAGCAGCTACTTAACAAAATTAAAGAAGTAAATGTCATTGGTACTGTTGGTTCCGGTGATGAGGTAATAAACTTCCTTCAAAAAAATAAAGAAGTAAATTTAATCTTGCTCGATATTTACATCCCAAATAAACTTGGCATTGATCTTATTCCAATTATCCGTAGTAAGTTTCCGAATATCGATATTATTGTCATTAGTGCTTCTACGGAGAAGGCACATGTTGAACAGTGTTTAAAATATGGTGTATTGTATTACTTCATTAAGCCTTTAACGTTTGAAAATCTACAGCAAACAATACAAAATTACGCACAAAAAAAGATGCTTATCGAAAACCAAGTTGAAATCAATCAAGTTTTTATTGACTCAATTTTTACTAATGAAGTTCATACAGAAAAACCTCAATATCCAAAAGGAATTGACCCGCTATCACTTGAAAATGCTCGCAATATATTAAAAGACTTTACCGACTATATAACTACAGAAGAAATGGCTGAAAAAATGGGCGTTTCTAGAACAACAGCACGTCGTTATTTAGAATACTTAGTATCTACAAACGAAATTAAGGCAGAGCTCGTTTATGGCATCGTCGGAAGGCCGGAACGCAAATATATTGTGAAGTTAATTAAAAGCTGA
- the istA_6 gene encoding IS21 family transposase, whose product MKSEPLLYENNPNFIELGAYRGDFIGEETKVLLAFHQESKSQRQIAKELGISRNTVKKYIQEDLEKRRKDIRELPITDNYVTPPSYKKRKGNKRALTPTVMKRIRKMLKDNEYKRQHQMHKQQLKMIDIHEKLLDEGFEISYTTVRNFVNSEEKRQKEVFIRQKATAGHEIEFDWGEVKLVIDQSLRSLSMAVFTLPYSNDRIAYLYESETMVCVQDAHVKCINYLGFVPEVFTYDNMRTVVKNFIGTEREITDGMKNLSMHYHFKIRLCEPRKGNQKGHVERSVEYIRRKAFAHRDTFASLEEAQAYLTEIIMKLNSRKHYKKRQTHHELMQEERTARQVSANIIPFDASELFEFRVDKYSTITYRQNRYSVPEGHVGEWVKVKASAEKILIFSENACIATHKRSWQIHQWIMDIYHYLRTFEKKKGALAQSECLSQAPTKIKNLYKDYYIGNERDFLELLIYLKEHNNLEKVLAAIEQLKKNPMVQISTDKIIFLASQGEHVHKTVHSKNEVTTQSLENLSAITALFETKKTGVLH is encoded by the coding sequence TTGAAAAGTGAGCCACTTTTATATGAAAATAATCCTAACTTCATAGAGTTAGGAGCGTATAGAGGTGATTTCATTGGAGAAGAAACAAAAGTGCTACTTGCCTTTCATCAAGAAAGTAAGAGTCAACGTCAAATTGCGAAGGAGCTTGGAATTTCTCGTAATACTGTAAAAAAGTATATACAAGAGGATCTTGAAAAAAGAAGAAAAGATATTCGTGAATTACCTATTACAGATAATTATGTAACGCCTCCGTCGTATAAAAAACGCAAAGGAAATAAACGAGCTTTAACACCTACAGTGATGAAACGCATTCGGAAAATGTTAAAAGATAATGAATATAAACGGCAACATCAAATGCATAAGCAACAACTGAAAATGATTGATATTCATGAAAAATTATTAGATGAAGGTTTTGAAATTAGTTATACCACTGTTAGAAACTTTGTGAATAGTGAGGAGAAACGTCAAAAAGAAGTCTTTATTCGTCAAAAGGCAACTGCTGGTCATGAGATTGAATTTGACTGGGGAGAAGTAAAATTAGTTATAGACCAATCCCTACGGTCTCTTTCAATGGCAGTCTTTACCCTACCATATAGTAATGATAGAATTGCATATTTATATGAATCTGAAACAATGGTGTGTGTTCAAGATGCTCATGTGAAATGTATTAACTATTTAGGCTTTGTACCAGAGGTTTTTACGTACGATAATATGCGGACAGTCGTAAAGAACTTTATTGGGACTGAACGAGAGATTACTGATGGTATGAAAAATCTATCGATGCATTATCATTTTAAAATACGACTATGTGAACCAAGAAAAGGAAATCAGAAGGGGCATGTGGAGCGGAGTGTAGAATACATCCGTCGTAAGGCATTTGCCCATCGAGATACGTTTGCAAGCTTAGAAGAAGCTCAGGCTTATCTAACAGAAATCATCATGAAATTAAACTCTCGTAAGCATTATAAGAAAAGACAAACGCATCATGAATTAATGCAAGAAGAACGTACAGCTAGGCAAGTAAGCGCAAATATTATTCCATTTGATGCCTCTGAGTTGTTTGAATTTAGAGTGGACAAATATAGTACGATTACTTATAGACAAAATCGTTATTCTGTTCCTGAAGGACATGTTGGAGAATGGGTGAAAGTAAAAGCGAGTGCGGAAAAAATTCTTATTTTTAGTGAAAATGCCTGTATCGCGACACATAAACGAAGTTGGCAGATCCATCAATGGATTATGGATATTTATCATTACTTACGTACATTTGAAAAGAAAAAAGGTGCATTGGCTCAAAGTGAATGTTTGAGTCAAGCACCAACAAAAATAAAAAATTTATACAAAGATTATTATATTGGAAATGAGCGAGATTTTCTAGAGTTACTTATTTATTTAAAAGAACATAACAATCTAGAAAAAGTCTTAGCAGCGATTGAACAACTTAAGAAGAACCCTATGGTTCAAATATCAACAGATAAGATTATTTTCTTAGCTAGTCAAGGCGAACACGTTCATAAAACTGTACATTCCAAAAATGAGGTCACCACCCAATCTCTCGAAAATCTTTCAGCCATTACAGCATTATTTGAAACGAAAAAGACAGGGGTGCTTCATTAA
- the citS gene encoding sensor histidine kinase has translation MKNWSLQNQMIFITTLLILLITIIFAIFFIKFEVDSTFDETESIALQSAYALGLISHLDSESKNFKWDKSANVLRIKDKLDADLILLEYRDGLQIEVYEEVNFNETDPFLNKNNYMALVFGGNYIVNEIIDNKEMILAKAPIISETKEVVGVVTIGFDKINVIYSFLSELNPFIWFIIGVLVLGFILSYFFAKHIRRKTLGLEPEEITNLYMARNSVLQSVNEGIISLNNDFKVTLINVAAYSIFETNDSSRSVEELIDEFIQELRQDKIFYRFNEERILNKKYILLSITPIVEKNETLGTVLTMMDITGYRNILTAYNEIKIYSDELRAQTHEFTNKLYAISGLLQLEEYDEAVKLIQKQSNKQGIQNEILFNQIQDKNIQAILVGKLAKASEMKIKFYIDENSFIDSTIENIDQNDLIILLSNLIDNAIEAVNPFGGGVTFFASDLGNDIIFEISDDGPGISFDNIQDIFEKGTSSKQEKHHGFGLYNVKKIVEKYNGVIELNQEQQTIFTVSIPKVTKLNEVIL, from the coding sequence TTGAAAAATTGGTCTCTACAAAATCAAATGATATTTATAACAACGCTACTTATTTTATTAATAACAATTATTTTTGCCATCTTTTTCATAAAGTTTGAAGTAGATTCGACGTTTGATGAGACAGAAAGTATCGCATTACAATCTGCTTATGCCCTTGGATTAATTTCACATTTGGACTCAGAATCTAAAAACTTCAAATGGGATAAATCAGCAAATGTGTTACGCATTAAAGATAAATTGGATGCAGACCTTATCCTTCTTGAATACCGAGATGGCTTGCAAATTGAAGTGTATGAAGAAGTTAATTTCAATGAAACCGATCCTTTTTTAAACAAAAACAATTACATGGCACTCGTTTTTGGCGGTAACTATATAGTCAATGAAATCATTGATAATAAAGAAATGATTTTAGCAAAAGCACCGATTATTTCAGAAACGAAAGAAGTCGTTGGTGTAGTAACGATTGGGTTCGACAAAATTAATGTAATTTACTCTTTTTTAAGTGAATTGAATCCTTTCATTTGGTTTATCATCGGTGTTTTAGTGCTCGGTTTTATTCTTTCGTATTTTTTTGCCAAGCATATCCGCAGAAAAACGCTTGGTTTAGAGCCAGAAGAAATTACGAACTTATATATGGCTCGCAACTCTGTCCTGCAATCTGTCAACGAAGGAATCATCTCGTTAAATAATGATTTTAAAGTGACACTTATTAATGTAGCGGCCTATAGTATTTTTGAAACAAACGATAGCTCTCGATCTGTTGAAGAACTTATAGACGAATTTATACAAGAACTTCGTCAAGATAAAATTTTTTATCGTTTCAATGAGGAACGTATTTTAAATAAGAAATATATTTTATTAAGCATTACACCAATCGTTGAGAAAAACGAAACGCTCGGAACAGTATTGACGATGATGGATATTACCGGTTACCGAAACATTTTAACCGCCTATAACGAAATAAAGATCTATTCTGATGAGCTGCGTGCGCAAACACATGAATTTACAAATAAGTTATATGCGATTTCTGGCTTATTACAGCTAGAAGAGTATGATGAAGCGGTCAAGTTAATCCAAAAACAGTCAAACAAACAAGGGATTCAAAATGAAATATTATTTAACCAAATTCAAGACAAAAATATTCAAGCAATCCTTGTAGGTAAGCTAGCAAAAGCATCTGAAATGAAAATTAAATTTTACATCGATGAAAATAGTTTTATAGATTCTACAATTGAGAATATTGATCAAAACGATTTAATCATCTTATTAAGCAATCTGATCGACAATGCTATTGAAGCCGTTAACCCATTTGGGGGAGGGGTTACGTTTTTTGCAAGCGACCTAGGTAATGATATTATTTTCGAAATTTCCGATGATGGTCCAGGCATTAGCTTTGACAACATCCAAGATATTTTTGAAAAGGGTACTTCGTCAAAACAAGAAAAGCACCACGGTTTCGGACTATACAATGTAAAAAAAATTGTTGAAAAATACAACGGCGTCATTGAGTTAAATCAGGAACAACAAACAATCTTTACTGTATCAATACCAAAAGTAACCAAATTAAATGAGGTGATACTATGA
- a CDS encoding membrane protein, protein MKKRLLFFIAALTLILAACGGGTSSGSFPSKNIELVAPATPGGGWDMTARTIQKALQENNIVDQNVTVTNKPGGNGEVGWQYLSSKDAHTLAINSSLLITNELLGQSDLTYEDFTPLAILSTEWISVAVKFDSEFQDAVEVMEQLKADPTSLNIAVAPGLGNNDHLAFVQAAKEFGVDVTKLNFMVYESGGDVVTALLGGHVDVATMAVSESKEQHLAKTLRILAVTADQKLEGLEEVPTWTDLGVEMVFPHWRGVIGPANMTEEEIASWDASLKAVVESDTWKEVIANNGWTSFYKNSTEAKEFLAEQREMYSELLTESGLID, encoded by the coding sequence ATGAAAAAACGTTTGTTATTTTTCATAGCTGCGTTAACTTTAATTCTTGCAGCATGTGGTGGGGGGACTTCTAGTGGAAGCTTCCCATCAAAAAACATTGAACTTGTAGCTCCGGCAACTCCTGGTGGGGGATGGGACATGACGGCTCGTACAATTCAAAAAGCATTACAAGAAAATAATATTGTTGACCAAAATGTAACCGTTACAAATAAACCAGGCGGTAACGGAGAGGTAGGCTGGCAATACTTATCGTCAAAGGATGCACATACTTTGGCAATTAACTCTAGTCTACTTATTACAAACGAACTTTTAGGGCAAAGTGATTTAACATATGAGGATTTCACACCTTTAGCAATTTTATCAACTGAATGGATTTCAGTTGCCGTTAAATTTGACTCTGAATTCCAAGACGCTGTGGAAGTAATGGAACAATTAAAAGCTGATCCAACTTCTTTAAACATTGCAGTTGCTCCTGGTTTAGGAAACAATGACCACTTAGCATTCGTTCAAGCTGCAAAAGAATTTGGTGTGGATGTAACTAAATTAAACTTCATGGTTTATGAATCTGGTGGAGACGTAGTGACTGCTCTTCTTGGTGGTCACGTAGATGTTGCAACAATGGCTGTTTCCGAATCAAAGGAACAACATTTAGCGAAAACATTACGCATTCTTGCTGTAACAGCTGATCAAAAACTTGAAGGCTTAGAGGAAGTTCCTACTTGGACAGACCTAGGGGTAGAAATGGTATTCCCACATTGGCGCGGCGTAATAGGTCCTGCCAATATGACAGAAGAAGAAATTGCTTCTTGGGATGCTTCTTTAAAAGCAGTAGTTGAATCAGATACTTGGAAAGAAGTGATTGCGAATAATGGTTGGACTTCCTTCTACAAAAACAGTACTGAAGCAAAAGAATTCTTAGCTGAACAAAGGGAAATGTATTCTGAGTTATTAACTGAATCAGGTTTAATAGATTAA
- the prpB gene encoding 2-methylisocitrate lyase yields the protein MTWLVEKQHSQEELAEVFLNLAKSKSITKIAGAHDGMAGLIARDTGFEALYLSGAALTASKGLPDLGIVTLDEVASRAQEIIRATNLPLLVDIDTGFGGILNVARTARELYEKRVAAVQIEDQDLPKKCGHLNGKSLISTEEMVQKIKAIKEIAPTLVVVARTDALAVEGEEAALSRLQSYVEAGADILFPEALTSEKQFRSFAATLNTPLLANMTEFGKTPYYTDQQFEDFGYSLVIYPVSSLRVAAKAYELLYKEILEKGTQYGVLEQMQTRAELYDTIKLESYENLDSKIAKTILPVCISQVKIEPFIN from the coding sequence ATGACGTGGTTAGTTGAAAAACAACATTCACAAGAAGAATTAGCAGAAGTTTTTTTAAACTTAGCAAAATCAAAGTCGATTACAAAAATTGCTGGAGCACATGATGGAATGGCTGGATTAATCGCACGCGATACAGGGTTTGAGGCATTGTATTTATCGGGTGCAGCATTAACTGCAAGTAAGGGCTTACCCGACTTAGGAATCGTTACATTAGATGAAGTTGCAAGTCGTGCCCAAGAAATTATTCGGGCGACCAACTTGCCTTTACTAGTCGATATCGATACAGGTTTTGGAGGTATTTTAAATGTTGCACGCACAGCTCGCGAACTATATGAGAAACGAGTGGCAGCCGTTCAAATCGAAGATCAAGACTTGCCAAAGAAATGCGGCCATCTGAACGGAAAGTCTTTAATTTCAACTGAGGAAATGGTGCAAAAAATTAAAGCGATTAAAGAAATCGCCCCTACTCTAGTAGTTGTCGCTAGAACAGATGCATTAGCTGTTGAAGGTGAAGAGGCAGCACTAAGTCGATTACAAAGTTACGTTGAAGCGGGAGCTGATATTTTATTCCCCGAGGCATTAACTTCTGAGAAGCAGTTCCGAAGTTTTGCAGCTACGTTAAATACCCCACTCCTTGCAAATATGACGGAATTCGGAAAAACTCCTTATTACACAGATCAGCAGTTTGAGGATTTTGGTTATTCCCTTGTCATTTACCCTGTGTCTTCGCTACGTGTAGCAGCAAAAGCGTATGAATTGTTATACAAAGAAATTTTAGAAAAAGGAACACAATATGGCGTACTAGAGCAGATGCAGACGCGTGCAGAGCTATACGACACAATTAAACTAGAAAGCTATGAAAATCTGGATAGTAAAATTGCCAAAACGATTTTACCTGTTTGTATTTCGCAAGTGAAAATTGAGCCATTTATTAATTAA
- a CDS encoding tripartite tricarboxylate transporter TctA: MDFQGLLEGFLTVMRPENILYVVFGGFLGTIVGMLPGLGPATAIAVLIPITFGMDPISALILMATIYYGAMYGGSLSSILINTPGDGSAVAATFDGYQMAKQGRAGQAIAITAIGSLIGGAFAVFGFILLAEPLASFALQFGPAEYFLLMLFTLSAVVSLSMGNIIKGFISMGIGLIISTVGIDLQSGVDRFTFDNVLLSDGIDFLVVIIGIYAVGEILYNYLTINNPIDQKTKYGKVWISKQDWNDSKWAMFRASPIGFLIGILPGAGGSIASLMSYTTEKQLSKNPEKFGKGAIEGLAAPETANNSAAVGAFVPLLTMGIPGSGTTAVMLGALIMLGVKPGPLLFENDPNVVWSLINALFFGNIFLFLINIFMVGVFVKVLDIPARVLLPIILILAFIGAYTMNYVIVDFYILLIFGIVGLIMKVLDFPIAPLILAVIVGSEMEQNFRKSIVASKGSMDIFFSSPIAITLVCLIVLSLAYPIYMSYRQKKRLKSQ, from the coding sequence ATGGATTTTCAAGGATTATTAGAAGGCTTCCTAACAGTTATGCGTCCTGAAAATATTTTATATGTAGTTTTTGGTGGCTTTTTAGGAACGATTGTAGGTATGCTTCCTGGGCTAGGACCAGCTACTGCCATCGCTGTATTAATTCCGATTACATTCGGGATGGACCCAATTAGTGCCTTAATTTTAATGGCGACAATTTATTACGGGGCGATGTATGGTGGATCATTAAGTTCGATTTTAATTAACACACCTGGAGATGGTTCTGCGGTAGCTGCAACTTTCGATGGGTACCAAATGGCCAAACAAGGTCGGGCGGGACAAGCTATTGCCATTACAGCAATCGGCTCACTAATCGGTGGTGCATTTGCAGTATTTGGTTTTATCTTATTAGCAGAGCCATTAGCAAGCTTTGCGTTACAGTTTGGGCCAGCTGAATATTTCTTATTAATGTTATTCACATTATCAGCCGTTGTATCCTTATCGATGGGGAATATTATTAAAGGATTTATCTCTATGGGTATCGGTCTGATTATTAGTACAGTTGGGATTGACTTACAAAGTGGTGTAGACCGATTCACATTCGATAATGTTTTACTATCAGACGGGATAGATTTCCTAGTTGTTATTATTGGTATTTATGCAGTCGGTGAAATTTTATACAATTACTTAACGATTAACAATCCAATAGATCAGAAAACAAAGTATGGTAAAGTGTGGATTTCAAAACAAGATTGGAATGATTCAAAATGGGCGATGTTCCGCGCTTCCCCAATCGGTTTCTTAATCGGTATTTTACCTGGTGCAGGTGGCTCAATTGCTTCATTAATGTCTTACACGACTGAAAAGCAATTATCGAAAAATCCAGAGAAGTTTGGCAAAGGGGCAATAGAAGGTTTAGCAGCCCCTGAAACTGCGAACAACTCGGCTGCAGTTGGGGCGTTCGTTCCATTATTAACAATGGGTATTCCTGGTTCTGGAACCACAGCTGTGATGTTAGGAGCCCTAATTATGTTAGGGGTTAAACCAGGTCCATTATTATTTGAAAACGACCCAAATGTTGTATGGAGCTTAATTAATGCCCTGTTCTTCGGGAATATTTTCTTATTTTTAATTAATATTTTCATGGTTGGTGTATTCGTTAAAGTATTAGATATTCCTGCGCGTGTTCTGTTACCAATTATCTTAATTTTAGCATTCATCGGAGCTTATACGATGAACTATGTCATCGTTGACTTCTATATTCTATTAATCTTCGGTATTGTAGGATTGATCATGAAAGTGTTGGACTTCCCAATTGCACCGCTAATTTTAGCAGTAATTGTCGGGTCTGAAATGGAACAAAATTTTAGAAAAAGTATCGTAGCTTCAAAAGGTAGTATGGATATTTTCTTCAGCTCTCCTATCGCGATTACTTTAGTATGCTTAATCGTTTTATCGTTAGCATATCCAATATACATGTCATACCGTCAAAAGAAACGTTTAAAATCTCAATAA
- a CDS encoding ATP-binding protein: MDKRQEMIEMCKELRLPSIRAFIQEDDMWKQHQTAEDFLYHALVQEMQDREVRAKANRIRSANFPEKKLLTELETERLPQNAASRLPQLKKLDFIQEKQNVLLIGSPGTGKTHIAIGLGIEACLSGYKVFFTTVSSLVNQLKESRSERTLRSFELKFEKYDLVIIDELGYISFDKEGAELLFTHLSLRAGRASTIVTSNLSFDRWEEIFHDPVLTAALTDRLTHRAYMVDMVGPSYRILDTKEWLENSQL; the protein is encoded by the coding sequence ATGGATAAGAGACAAGAAATGATTGAAATGTGTAAAGAACTTCGATTACCAAGTATTCGGGCATTTATTCAAGAAGATGATATGTGGAAACAACATCAGACAGCAGAGGATTTTTTATATCATGCACTGGTACAAGAGATGCAAGATCGAGAAGTACGAGCAAAAGCGAATCGGATTCGTTCAGCAAATTTCCCTGAAAAGAAACTATTAACTGAATTAGAGACTGAGAGATTACCGCAAAATGCGGCCTCTCGCCTCCCACAATTAAAGAAATTAGATTTCATTCAAGAAAAACAAAATGTCCTATTAATTGGCTCACCTGGAACAGGTAAAACCCATATAGCAATAGGTTTAGGAATTGAAGCTTGTTTGTCAGGATATAAAGTATTTTTCACAACGGTATCATCTCTAGTAAACCAATTAAAAGAGAGCCGTTCTGAAAGAACGTTACGTTCATTTGAACTGAAGTTTGAAAAATATGATTTAGTAATCATTGATGAATTAGGTTATATCTCCTTTGATAAAGAAGGAGCCGAGTTATTATTTACTCATCTTTCCCTTCGGGCAGGACGAGCATCCACCATCGTTACGAGTAATTTATCATTTGATCGATGGGAAGAAATATTTCATGATCCAGTTTTAACAGCAGCTTTAACAGATCGACTAACACATAGAGCCTATATGGTTGACATGGTCGGCCCATCTTATCGAATATTAGATACAAAAGAATGGCTAGAAAATAGTCAGCTTTAA
- the yraM gene encoding putative isomerase YraM translates to MNQTSIPCKIYRGGTSRGIFFKETDLSFYTTEQIEEIVKFTIDAQNPSQVDGLGGASSHTSKVIVVHDDVPENHHISYTFYQVGIGTNIVNTNGTCGNLMASVGLYAAEEGYVQKETKTTVKAFNKNINKTIEIEIDYSDVDYKISGIHFPTEKLTLSIMDPGGSVTGKTLPLGNTTSIEVNGETVEISFIDIINPFVFLEANTSTNSLEYLDTIRTMLSVEAGIASSISEADSILSIPKIAIVENPKDYISSKGTKISANEYDIYSTMVSMNNFHKSYAGSGLYNLAAAILLEGTIPNQIVSPNLDKEQHTIKIGHPAGISSVNVQLNTQTGEIQSVGLDRNARKIMDGEIFIPNSILEDLSK, encoded by the coding sequence ATGAATCAAACTTCTATTCCATGCAAAATTTACCGTGGTGGCACAAGTCGAGGCATTTTCTTTAAAGAGACGGATTTATCCTTCTATACGACAGAGCAAATCGAGGAAATCGTAAAATTTACGATTGATGCCCAAAATCCATCTCAAGTCGATGGATTAGGTGGCGCTTCATCACATACGAGTAAAGTCATTGTCGTGCATGACGATGTACCAGAAAATCATCATATTAGTTACACTTTTTATCAAGTTGGTATTGGCACGAATATTGTTAATACGAATGGAACATGTGGAAACTTAATGGCAAGCGTCGGTCTATATGCAGCAGAGGAAGGTTACGTACAAAAAGAGACAAAGACAACAGTAAAAGCTTTTAATAAAAATATAAATAAAACAATTGAAATCGAAATTGATTACTCTGATGTAGATTATAAAATCTCAGGCATTCATTTCCCTACTGAAAAATTAACGCTAAGTATTATGGACCCTGGAGGTAGTGTTACTGGAAAAACACTTCCTTTAGGTAACACGACTTCAATTGAAGTAAATGGTGAAACAGTAGAAATATCATTCATAGATATAATCAACCCTTTTGTATTTCTTGAAGCAAATACATCAACTAACTCTCTGGAATATTTAGATACGATTCGAACGATGCTTTCTGTGGAAGCCGGTATTGCCTCTTCCATCAGTGAAGCCGATTCAATTTTGTCTATTCCAAAAATCGCTATCGTTGAAAACCCAAAAGATTATATTTCAAGTAAAGGTACAAAAATTAGCGCCAATGAATATGATATTTACTCAACGATGGTATCAATGAATAACTTCCATAAAAGTTATGCAGGAAGTGGTTTATATAATCTAGCTGCTGCAATTTTACTTGAAGGCACAATACCAAATCAAATCGTATCTCCAAACTTAGATAAAGAACAACATACCATTAAAATAGGACATCCTGCTGGTATTTCATCTGTCAATGTTCAACTAAATACTCAGACTGGGGAAATTCAATCCGTTGGTCTTGATAGAAATGCTCGTAAAATTATGGACGGAGAGATTTTCATTCCAAATTCAATTTTGGAGGATCTATCCAAATGA